A genomic stretch from Mus pahari chromosome 6, PAHARI_EIJ_v1.1, whole genome shotgun sequence includes:
- the Rpl22 gene encoding 60S ribosomal protein L22 isoform X1 produces the protein MAPVKKPVAKGGKKKKQVLKFTLDCTHPVEDGIMDAANFEQFLQERIKVNGKAGNLGGGVVTIERSKSKITVTSEVPFSKRYLKYLTKKYLKKNNLRDWLRVVANSKESYELRYFQINQDEEEEEDED, from the exons ATGGCGCCTGTG AAAAAGCCTGTGGCGAAGGGGGgcaaaaaaaagaagcaggttTTGAAGTTCACCCTCGACTGCACTCACCCTGTAGAAGATGGAATCATGGATGCTGCCAATTTT GAGCAGTTCCTCCAGGAGAGAATCAAGGTGAACGGGAAGGCCGGCAATCTCGGCGGAGGGGTTGTGACCATCGAACGGAGCAAGAGCAAGATCACTGTCACTTCCGAGGTGCCTTTCTCCAAAAG GTATTTGAAATATCTCAccaaaaaatatttgaagaagaaCAACCTTCGAGACTGGCTGCGTGTTGTCGCCAACAGCAAAGAGAGTTACGAGCTGCGCTACTTCCAGATTAAccaggatgaagaggaggaggaggatgaggattaA
- the Rnf207 gene encoding RING finger protein 207 isoform X3, translating into MSGAIFAPLEGLGALDAASGHPLVCPLCHAQYERPCLLDCFHNFCTGCLRGRATDGRLSCPLCQHQTLVKGPSGLPPVDRLLQFLVDSSGDGVEAVHCANCDLECSQQDAETTYFCNTCGQPLCARCREETHRARMFARHDIVALGQRSRDVIQKCTLHSEPYIMFSTDKKSLLCIRCFRDMQGESRAHCVDLESAYVQGCERLEQAVLAVKALQTATKEAIELLQAMVEEVRHSASEEEAAIHVLFGSMQDRLAERKALLLQTVQSLASKAEFLDLGYELMERLQGIVTRPHRLRPAQSSKIASDHRAEFARCLEPLLLMGSRREVSTVGGANTLSGGSSPKVLKTPSCPSPVGKMSGSPVQKPSPHRFISTKVLLAEGEDTPFTEHCSHFEDCYRGLQVEVQNLKDQVQELHRDLTKHHSLIKAEIMGDILHRSLLLDTQIASEYASLEGRKAIFQEIWEDSYQRVATQQEIYEVSVSRWYQAWEQGSTPRANTLALTLQPSSETFSS; encoded by the exons ATGTCTGGAGCAATTTTTGCACCTTTGGAGGGCTTAGGTGCCCTGGATGCTGCGAGTGGCCATCCACTCGTGTGTCCGCTGTGCCATGCACAGTACGAGCGCCCGTGCCTGCTGGACTGTTTCCACAACTTCTGCACTGGCTGCCTGCGTGGTCGGGCCACCGATGGCCGCCTGTCCTGTCCACTGTGCCA gcaccagacccTAGTGAAGGGTCCCAGTGGCCTCCCGCCAGTGGACCGGCTGCTGCAGTTCCTGGTAGATAGCTCTGGGGATGGCGTGGAGGCCGTGCACTGTGCCAACTGTGACCTGGAGTGCAGCCAGCAG GACGCAGAGACCACGTACTTCTGCAACACCTGCGGGCAGCCCCTGTGCGCGCGCTGCCGCGAAGAGACGCACCGTGCGCGCATGTTCGCGCGCCATGACATTGTAGCCCTGGGCCAGCGCAGCCGCGACGTGATCCAGAAGTGTA cgCTGCATTCGGAGCCGTACATCATGTTTTCCACCGACAAGAAGTCGCTGCTGTGCATCCGCTGCTTTCGGGACATGCAGGG GGAGAGCCGGGCCCACTGTGTGGACCTGGAGTCAGCTTATGTGCAAGGTTGCGAGCGGCTGGAGCAGGCGGTGCTG GCAGTGAAGGCCCTGCAGACAGCCACGAAAGAGGCCATCGAGCTGCTACAGGCCATGGTGGAGGAGGTGAGGCACAGTGCCTCCGAGGAGGAGGCAGCCATCCACGTGCTCTTTGGCAGCATGCAG GACAGACTGGCCGAGAGGAAAGCCTTGCTGCTGCAGACTGTGCAGAG cctggcCAGCAAAGCCGagtttctggatctgggttat gagctgatggagagacTTCAAGGCATCGTCACGCGGCCGCATCGCCTAAGACCGGCTCAGAGCAGCAAG ATCGCCAGCGACCACCGCGCAGAATTCGCGCGCTGCCTGGAGCCACTGCTGTTGATGGGGTCCCGCCGGGAGGTGTCCACCGTGGGAGGCGCCAACAC GTTGTCAGGGGGCTCAAGTCCCAAGGTGCTGAAGACACCCAGCTGTCCCTCCCCAGTAGGAAAGATGTCAGGGTCACCTGTTCAGAAACCCTCGCCACACCGTTTCATCAGCACAAAGGTGCTCCTGGCCGAGGGCGAGGACACACCCTTCACAGAGCACTGCAGCCATTTCGAGGATTGCTATCGG GGTCTGCAGGTGGAGGTGCAGAACTTGAAGGACCAGGTCCAGGAACTGCACCGAGACCTCACGAAGCACCACTCCCTCATCAAGGCGGAGATCATGGGTGATATCCTGCACAGGTCCCTGCTGCTGGACACGCAGATCGCTTCTGAATATGCCTCCTTGGAAGGCAGGAAAGCCATCTTCCAGGAG ATTTGGGAGGACTCCTACCAGCGAGTAGCTACCCAGCAGGAGATCTATGAAG TTAGCGTCTCTAGGTGGTACCAGGCTTGGGAGCAAGGATCGACACCCAGGGCCAACACTCTAGCCTTGACCTTACAGCCCAGCTCCGAGACCTTctccagctga
- the Rnf207 gene encoding RING finger protein 207 isoform X2: MSGAIFAPLEGLGALDAASGHPLVCPLCHAQYERPCLLDCFHNFCTGCLRGRATDGRLSCPLCQHQTLVKGPSGLPPVDRLLQFLVDSSGDGVEAVHCANCDLECSQQDAETTYFCNTCGQPLCARCREETHRARMFARHDIVALGQRSRDVIQKCTLHSEPYIMFSTDKKSLLCIRCFRDMQGESRAHCVDLESAYVQGCERLEQAVLAVKALQTATKEAIELLQAMVEEVRHSASEEEAAIHVLFGSMQDRLAERKALLLQTVQSLASKAEFLDLGYELMERLQGIVTRPHRLRPAQSSKIASDHRAEFARCLEPLLLMGSRREVSTVGGANTLSGGSSPKVLKTPSCPSPVGKMSGSPVQKPSPHRFISTKVLLAEGEDTPFTEHCSHFEDCYRGLQVEVQNLKDQVQELHRDLTKHHSLIKAEIMGDILHRSLLLDTQIASEYASLEGRKAIFQEIWEDSYQRVATQQEIYEAQLRDLLQLRQENAHLTIVTKQITPYIRSIARVKERLEPRFQVPVDEHMEHGQNMYDETPGRTDPGCTTDKRDMASEPNGSSWTLSSLPEGPSLKNQDHLRPKLEAGDEGWRASSGSKGACYQA, encoded by the exons ATGTCTGGAGCAATTTTTGCACCTTTGGAGGGCTTAGGTGCCCTGGATGCTGCGAGTGGCCATCCACTCGTGTGTCCGCTGTGCCATGCACAGTACGAGCGCCCGTGCCTGCTGGACTGTTTCCACAACTTCTGCACTGGCTGCCTGCGTGGTCGGGCCACCGATGGCCGCCTGTCCTGTCCACTGTGCCA gcaccagacccTAGTGAAGGGTCCCAGTGGCCTCCCGCCAGTGGACCGGCTGCTGCAGTTCCTGGTAGATAGCTCTGGGGATGGCGTGGAGGCCGTGCACTGTGCCAACTGTGACCTGGAGTGCAGCCAGCAG GACGCAGAGACCACGTACTTCTGCAACACCTGCGGGCAGCCCCTGTGCGCGCGCTGCCGCGAAGAGACGCACCGTGCGCGCATGTTCGCGCGCCATGACATTGTAGCCCTGGGCCAGCGCAGCCGCGACGTGATCCAGAAGTGTA cgCTGCATTCGGAGCCGTACATCATGTTTTCCACCGACAAGAAGTCGCTGCTGTGCATCCGCTGCTTTCGGGACATGCAGGG GGAGAGCCGGGCCCACTGTGTGGACCTGGAGTCAGCTTATGTGCAAGGTTGCGAGCGGCTGGAGCAGGCGGTGCTG GCAGTGAAGGCCCTGCAGACAGCCACGAAAGAGGCCATCGAGCTGCTACAGGCCATGGTGGAGGAGGTGAGGCACAGTGCCTCCGAGGAGGAGGCAGCCATCCACGTGCTCTTTGGCAGCATGCAG GACAGACTGGCCGAGAGGAAAGCCTTGCTGCTGCAGACTGTGCAGAG cctggcCAGCAAAGCCGagtttctggatctgggttat gagctgatggagagacTTCAAGGCATCGTCACGCGGCCGCATCGCCTAAGACCGGCTCAGAGCAGCAAG ATCGCCAGCGACCACCGCGCAGAATTCGCGCGCTGCCTGGAGCCACTGCTGTTGATGGGGTCCCGCCGGGAGGTGTCCACCGTGGGAGGCGCCAACAC GTTGTCAGGGGGCTCAAGTCCCAAGGTGCTGAAGACACCCAGCTGTCCCTCCCCAGTAGGAAAGATGTCAGGGTCACCTGTTCAGAAACCCTCGCCACACCGTTTCATCAGCACAAAGGTGCTCCTGGCCGAGGGCGAGGACACACCCTTCACAGAGCACTGCAGCCATTTCGAGGATTGCTATCGG GGTCTGCAGGTGGAGGTGCAGAACTTGAAGGACCAGGTCCAGGAACTGCACCGAGACCTCACGAAGCACCACTCCCTCATCAAGGCGGAGATCATGGGTGATATCCTGCACAGGTCCCTGCTGCTGGACACGCAGATCGCTTCTGAATATGCCTCCTTGGAAGGCAGGAAAGCCATCTTCCAGGAG ATTTGGGAGGACTCCTACCAGCGAGTAGCTACCCAGCAGGAGATCTATGAAG CCCAGCTCCGAGACCTTctccagctgaggcaggagaatgcccATCTCACCATTGTCACCAAGCAGATCACGCCCTACATCCGCTCCATTGCCAGGGTGAAGGAACGACTGGAGCCCAG GTTCCAGGTGCCTGTGGATGAGCACATGGAGCACGGGCAGAACATGTATGATGAGACCCCAGGCAG GACAGATCCAGGATGCACCACTGACAAGAGAGACATGGCCTCTGAGCCCAATGGAAGCAGCTGGACCCTGAGCAGCCTCCCCGAAGGGCCTTCACTAAAGAACCAAGACCACCTCAGACCCAAGTTGGAAGCTGGAGATGAGGGGTGGAGAGCTAGCTCAGGGTCTAAAGgggcttgctaccaagcctga
- the Rpl22 gene encoding 60S ribosomal protein L22 isoform X2 — MVLCKVCLGSWVLSLLRYHAGDSRQEQFLQERIKVNGKAGNLGGGVVTIERSKSKITVTSEVPFSKRYLKYLTKKYLKKNNLRDWLRVVANSKESYELRYFQINQDEEEEEDED; from the exons ATGGTGCTTTGCAAAGTGTGTCTGGGCTCATGGGTCCTGTCGCTTCTGCGGTACCATGCAGGTGACTCCAGGCAG GAGCAGTTCCTCCAGGAGAGAATCAAGGTGAACGGGAAGGCCGGCAATCTCGGCGGAGGGGTTGTGACCATCGAACGGAGCAAGAGCAAGATCACTGTCACTTCCGAGGTGCCTTTCTCCAAAAG GTATTTGAAATATCTCAccaaaaaatatttgaagaagaaCAACCTTCGAGACTGGCTGCGTGTTGTCGCCAACAGCAAAGAGAGTTACGAGCTGCGCTACTTCCAGATTAAccaggatgaagaggaggaggaggatgaggattaA
- the Rnf207 gene encoding RING finger protein 207 isoform X1 — protein sequence MSGAIFAPLEGLGALDAASGHPLVCPLCHAQYERPCLLDCFHNFCTGCLRGRATDGRLSCPLCQHQTLVKGPSGLPPVDRLLQFLVDSSGDGVEAVHCANCDLECSQQDAETTYFCNTCGQPLCARCREETHRARMFARHDIVALGQRSRDVIQKCTLHSEPYIMFSTDKKSLLCIRCFRDMQGESRAHCVDLESAYVQGCERLEQAVLAVKALQTATKEAIELLQAMVEEVRHSASEEEAAIHVLFGSMQDRLAERKALLLQTVQSQYEEKDKAFKEQLTHLASLLPTLQVHLVICSSFLSLASKAEFLDLGYELMERLQGIVTRPHRLRPAQSSKIASDHRAEFARCLEPLLLMGSRREVSTVGGANTLSGGSSPKVLKTPSCPSPVGKMSGSPVQKPSPHRFISTKVLLAEGEDTPFTEHCSHFEDCYRGLQVEVQNLKDQVQELHRDLTKHHSLIKAEIMGDILHRSLLLDTQIASEYASLEGRKAIFQEIWEDSYQRVATQQEIYEAQLRDLLQLRQENAHLTIVTKQITPYIRSIARVKERLEPRFQVPVDEHMEHGQNMYDETPGRTDPGCTTDKRDMASEPNGSSWTLSSLPEGPSLKNQDHLRPKLEAGDEGWRASSGSKGACYQA from the exons ATGTCTGGAGCAATTTTTGCACCTTTGGAGGGCTTAGGTGCCCTGGATGCTGCGAGTGGCCATCCACTCGTGTGTCCGCTGTGCCATGCACAGTACGAGCGCCCGTGCCTGCTGGACTGTTTCCACAACTTCTGCACTGGCTGCCTGCGTGGTCGGGCCACCGATGGCCGCCTGTCCTGTCCACTGTGCCA gcaccagacccTAGTGAAGGGTCCCAGTGGCCTCCCGCCAGTGGACCGGCTGCTGCAGTTCCTGGTAGATAGCTCTGGGGATGGCGTGGAGGCCGTGCACTGTGCCAACTGTGACCTGGAGTGCAGCCAGCAG GACGCAGAGACCACGTACTTCTGCAACACCTGCGGGCAGCCCCTGTGCGCGCGCTGCCGCGAAGAGACGCACCGTGCGCGCATGTTCGCGCGCCATGACATTGTAGCCCTGGGCCAGCGCAGCCGCGACGTGATCCAGAAGTGTA cgCTGCATTCGGAGCCGTACATCATGTTTTCCACCGACAAGAAGTCGCTGCTGTGCATCCGCTGCTTTCGGGACATGCAGGG GGAGAGCCGGGCCCACTGTGTGGACCTGGAGTCAGCTTATGTGCAAGGTTGCGAGCGGCTGGAGCAGGCGGTGCTG GCAGTGAAGGCCCTGCAGACAGCCACGAAAGAGGCCATCGAGCTGCTACAGGCCATGGTGGAGGAGGTGAGGCACAGTGCCTCCGAGGAGGAGGCAGCCATCCACGTGCTCTTTGGCAGCATGCAG GACAGACTGGCCGAGAGGAAAGCCTTGCTGCTGCAGACTGTGCAGAG ccaatatgaagagaaagacaaagcctTCAAGGAACAGCTGACCCACCTGGCCTCCTTGCTGCCCACTCTACAG gttCACCTGGtcatctgttcttcctttctcagcctggcCAGCAAAGCCGagtttctggatctgggttat gagctgatggagagacTTCAAGGCATCGTCACGCGGCCGCATCGCCTAAGACCGGCTCAGAGCAGCAAG ATCGCCAGCGACCACCGCGCAGAATTCGCGCGCTGCCTGGAGCCACTGCTGTTGATGGGGTCCCGCCGGGAGGTGTCCACCGTGGGAGGCGCCAACAC GTTGTCAGGGGGCTCAAGTCCCAAGGTGCTGAAGACACCCAGCTGTCCCTCCCCAGTAGGAAAGATGTCAGGGTCACCTGTTCAGAAACCCTCGCCACACCGTTTCATCAGCACAAAGGTGCTCCTGGCCGAGGGCGAGGACACACCCTTCACAGAGCACTGCAGCCATTTCGAGGATTGCTATCGG GGTCTGCAGGTGGAGGTGCAGAACTTGAAGGACCAGGTCCAGGAACTGCACCGAGACCTCACGAAGCACCACTCCCTCATCAAGGCGGAGATCATGGGTGATATCCTGCACAGGTCCCTGCTGCTGGACACGCAGATCGCTTCTGAATATGCCTCCTTGGAAGGCAGGAAAGCCATCTTCCAGGAG ATTTGGGAGGACTCCTACCAGCGAGTAGCTACCCAGCAGGAGATCTATGAAG CCCAGCTCCGAGACCTTctccagctgaggcaggagaatgcccATCTCACCATTGTCACCAAGCAGATCACGCCCTACATCCGCTCCATTGCCAGGGTGAAGGAACGACTGGAGCCCAG GTTCCAGGTGCCTGTGGATGAGCACATGGAGCACGGGCAGAACATGTATGATGAGACCCCAGGCAG GACAGATCCAGGATGCACCACTGACAAGAGAGACATGGCCTCTGAGCCCAATGGAAGCAGCTGGACCCTGAGCAGCCTCCCCGAAGGGCCTTCACTAAAGAACCAAGACCACCTCAGACCCAAGTTGGAAGCTGGAGATGAGGGGTGGAGAGCTAGCTCAGGGTCTAAAGgggcttgctaccaagcctga